One genomic region from Salvia hispanica cultivar TCC Black 2014 chromosome 2, UniMelb_Shisp_WGS_1.0, whole genome shotgun sequence encodes:
- the LOC125206877 gene encoding glyceraldehyde-3-phosphate dehydrogenase B, chloroplastic-like — protein MTTTHSYTGDQRLLDASHCDLRRARAAALNIVPTSTGAAKAVSLVLPQLKGKLNDIALRVPTPYVSVVDLVVNTAKKGMSAEDVNAAFRKAAYGPLEGVLVVCDVPLVSVDCRCSDV, from the exons ATGACAACTACACACTCTTACACTGGTGATCAG AGGCTTCTAGATGCTTCCCACTGCGACTTGAGGAGAGCGAGAGCAGCAGCGTTGAACATCGTGCCAACGAGCACAGGTGCAGCCAAGGCGGTGTCGCTAGTTCTGCCTCAGCTGAAGGGCAAGCTGAACGACATTGCCCTCCGTGTGCCGACGCCCTACGTTTCGGTTGTGGACCTCGTCGTGAACACCGCGAAGAAGGGGATGTCGGCGGAGGATGTCAATGCTGCATTCAGGAAAGCTGCTTACGGACCGCTGGAGGGCGTATTGGTTGTGTGCGACGTCCCCCTCGTCTCCGTCGACTGCCGCTGCAGCGACGTCTAg
- the LOC125204345 gene encoding putative F-box/FBD/LRR-repeat protein At4g13965 isoform X3, producing the protein MGNEDRISNLPTDLLISIISRLTILEATTTSILSTRWRYLHHYVTRLNFPIYLPRVDADVWYFASAVTRVLRLHRACIRDQLQIMHITAKVTSICEMYDMYDMYQKSWVDFVNVKHLELTFIAVKFSLGPYFLCNFFRLVRLVEACSSLDKLVIKLPILPPSHDECTLETYVVPRCELSPKYLEISRYSGAPSQLALTLYLIDNASRFLQKVSVVAQDEEALARARHDFEHIASVSFSVM; encoded by the exons ATGGGGAATGAAGATAGAATCAGCAACTTGCCTACTGATCTTCTCATATCTATAATCTCTCGACTCACCATCCTAGAAGCTACTACTACTTCCATACTTTCAACTCGTTGGCGGTATCTCCATCACTACGTCACTCGTCTCAATTTCCCAATATATTTACCTAGGGTTGATGCGGACGTTTGGTACTTCGCATCTGCTGTCACACGGGTCTTGCGTTTACACAGAG CTTGTATACGCGACCAACTCCAAATAATGCACATCACCGCTAAAGTTACCTCTATCTGTGAG ATGTATGACATGTATGACATGTATCAGAAGTCATGGGTAGATTTTGTAAATGTAAAACATCTAGAGTTGACCTTTATTGCAGTGAAGTTTAGTCTCGGCCCGTATTTTTTGTGCAATTTCTTTCGTTTGGTTCGTTTGGTTGAAGCATGTAGTTCATTGGACAAACTTGTGATAAAG CTTCCGATTTTACCGCCCTCACATGATGAATGCACGTTGGAAACATATGTTGTACCAAGATGCGAGTTGTCTCCAAAGTATTTGGAAATTTCACGATATTCTGGTGCTCCATCACAATTGGCTTTAACTTTGTACCTAATTGATAATGCTAGTAGATTTCTTCAAAAAGTGTCTGTGGTGGCTCAAGATGAAGAGGCATTAGCTCGTGCACGCCATGATTTTGAACATATTGCGTCCGTTAGTTTTTCGGTTATGTAA
- the LOC125204345 gene encoding F-box protein At4g09920-like isoform X2 — MGNEDRISNLPTDLLISIISRLTILEATTTSILSTRWRYLHHYVTRLNFPIYLPRVDADVWYFASAVTRVLRLHRGGRIKEFRMCMSGCFNYEIVEWFEFALSKKAEIIHLRGIRYIDYEALFLRLRNKNNGFECLKDLCLLDPLMSDQDLELLLSNCIALESLELKNALMLENVSIVGHTKLKHLNLTYLKVHSIVIRDAISLVSLTLRILFNRHSVQLSNTPKLTQLYLEAFFPIKLLDELLTGMPACIRDQLQIMHITAKVTSICELPILPPSHDECTLETYVVPRCELSPKYLEISRYSGAPSQLALTLYLIDNASRFLQKVSVVAQDEEALARARHDFEHIASVSFSVM, encoded by the exons ATGGGGAATGAAGATAGAATCAGCAACTTGCCTACTGATCTTCTCATATCTATAATCTCTCGACTCACCATCCTAGAAGCTACTACTACTTCCATACTTTCAACTCGTTGGCGGTATCTCCATCACTACGTCACTCGTCTCAATTTCCCAATATATTTACCTAGGGTTGATGCGGACGTTTGGTACTTCGCATCTGCTGTCACACGGGTCTTGCGTTTACACAGAGGTGGTCGGATAAAAGAATTCAGGATGTGCATGTCTGGATGTTTCAATTATGAAATTGTTGAATGGTTTGAGTTTGCCCTATCTAAGAAAGCTGAAATAATTCATTTGCGTGGTATCCGGTATATTGATTACGAGGCTCTGTTTCTTAGACTTCGAAATAAGAATAATGGATTTGAATGCCTTAAAGATTTGTGTCTACTTGACCCTCTAATGAGCGATCAAGACTTGGAGCTTTTGTTATCCAATTGCATTGCTCTTGAATCCTTGGAACTTAAGAATGCTTTAATGTTGGAAAATGTCTCAATTGTTGGTCACACTAAACTGAAGCATTTGAACCTGACTTACTTGAAAGTTCACTCCATTGTGATTCGCGATGCTATCAGCCTTGTTTCTTTGACGCTGCGTATCTTGTTCAATAGACACTCTGTGCAACTTAGTAATACTCCCAAGCTTACCCAACTCTATCTTGAAGCATTTTTTCCTATAAAATTGCTTGATGAGCTCCTTACTGGAATGCCAGCTTGTATACGCGACCAACTCCAAATAATGCACATCACCGCTAAAGTTACCTCTATCTGTGAG CTTCCGATTTTACCGCCCTCACATGATGAATGCACGTTGGAAACATATGTTGTACCAAGATGCGAGTTGTCTCCAAAGTATTTGGAAATTTCACGATATTCTGGTGCTCCATCACAATTGGCTTTAACTTTGTACCTAATTGATAATGCTAGTAGATTTCTTCAAAAAGTGTCTGTGGTGGCTCAAGATGAAGAGGCATTAGCTCGTGCACGCCATGATTTTGAACATATTGCGTCCGTTAGTTTTTCGGTTATGTAA
- the LOC125204345 gene encoding FBD-associated F-box protein At2g26860-like isoform X1 — protein MGNEDRISNLPTDLLISIISRLTILEATTTSILSTRWRYLHHYVTRLNFPIYLPRVDADVWYFASAVTRVLRLHRGGRIKEFRMCMSGCFNYEIVEWFEFALSKKAEIIHLRGIRYIDYEALFLRLRNKNNGFECLKDLCLLDPLMSDQDLELLLSNCIALESLELKNALMLENVSIVGHTKLKHLNLTYLKVHSIVIRDAISLVSLTLRILFNRHSVQLSNTPKLTQLYLEAFFPIKLLDELLTGMPACIRDQLQIMHITAKVTSICEMYDMYDMYQKSWVDFVNVKHLELTFIAVKFSLGPYFLCNFFRLVRLVEACSSLDKLVIKLPILPPSHDECTLETYVVPRCELSPKYLEISRYSGAPSQLALTLYLIDNASRFLQKVSVVAQDEEALARARHDFEHIASVSFSVM, from the exons ATGGGGAATGAAGATAGAATCAGCAACTTGCCTACTGATCTTCTCATATCTATAATCTCTCGACTCACCATCCTAGAAGCTACTACTACTTCCATACTTTCAACTCGTTGGCGGTATCTCCATCACTACGTCACTCGTCTCAATTTCCCAATATATTTACCTAGGGTTGATGCGGACGTTTGGTACTTCGCATCTGCTGTCACACGGGTCTTGCGTTTACACAGAGGTGGTCGGATAAAAGAATTCAGGATGTGCATGTCTGGATGTTTCAATTATGAAATTGTTGAATGGTTTGAGTTTGCCCTATCTAAGAAAGCTGAAATAATTCATTTGCGTGGTATCCGGTATATTGATTACGAGGCTCTGTTTCTTAGACTTCGAAATAAGAATAATGGATTTGAATGCCTTAAAGATTTGTGTCTACTTGACCCTCTAATGAGCGATCAAGACTTGGAGCTTTTGTTATCCAATTGCATTGCTCTTGAATCCTTGGAACTTAAGAATGCTTTAATGTTGGAAAATGTCTCAATTGTTGGTCACACTAAACTGAAGCATTTGAACCTGACTTACTTGAAAGTTCACTCCATTGTGATTCGCGATGCTATCAGCCTTGTTTCTTTGACGCTGCGTATCTTGTTCAATAGACACTCTGTGCAACTTAGTAATACTCCCAAGCTTACCCAACTCTATCTTGAAGCATTTTTTCCTATAAAATTGCTTGATGAGCTCCTTACTGGAATGCCAGCTTGTATACGCGACCAACTCCAAATAATGCACATCACCGCTAAAGTTACCTCTATCTGTGAG ATGTATGACATGTATGACATGTATCAGAAGTCATGGGTAGATTTTGTAAATGTAAAACATCTAGAGTTGACCTTTATTGCAGTGAAGTTTAGTCTCGGCCCGTATTTTTTGTGCAATTTCTTTCGTTTGGTTCGTTTGGTTGAAGCATGTAGTTCATTGGACAAACTTGTGATAAAG CTTCCGATTTTACCGCCCTCACATGATGAATGCACGTTGGAAACATATGTTGTACCAAGATGCGAGTTGTCTCCAAAGTATTTGGAAATTTCACGATATTCTGGTGCTCCATCACAATTGGCTTTAACTTTGTACCTAATTGATAATGCTAGTAGATTTCTTCAAAAAGTGTCTGTGGTGGCTCAAGATGAAGAGGCATTAGCTCGTGCACGCCATGATTTTGAACATATTGCGTCCGTTAGTTTTTCGGTTATGTAA
- the LOC125206878 gene encoding uncharacterized protein LOC125206878: MVAASRGLPHAHILLFLSKEDKQPDSRRIDEIISAKIPDAQAGPYYYANVKEFMVHGPCGIVRKSSPCMANGRCTKYFPKRCKDNGRVILKDGVPLDNRFVVPHNRFLLLKYGGHINVEWCNQSRSIKYLFKYINKGYDRVTTSFFETGSDGVEKIVDEPLGIIFGYDIQHKDPGVERLSFHLPNEQYVVFEDSEPLERVVNRNTVRESQFLAWMETNKKFVEGRNLTYAEFPTKFVWNTDTWTLRKQRYSIGRLFYVPPGSGDMYYLRCLLNVVRGATSYEDIKCVNGIQYATFRDACYALGLLDDDREYIDGITEASFWASAHSIRLLFEALAREHLIYVSKFTDEQHHVYDTIMFAIDSNHGGLFFVYGYGGTGKTFIWKTLSAAIRSKGDIVLNVDSSGIASLLLPGGRTAHSRFKIPINPNEDSICNIKQGSALAELIVRAKLIIWDEAPMVHKHCVEAVDQSLRDLMRVCNELSMEMSFGGKTVVLGGDFRQILPVVPKGSRQDIVNATINSSYLYLWDRDRGRGKTEDFT; the protein is encoded by the exons ATGGTGGCTGCATCT CGTGGATTACCTCATGCACATATTTTGCTTTTCCTAAGCAAAGAGGATAAACAACCTGATTCTCGACGTATTGATGAGATCATTTCTGCTAAAATACCTGATGCCCAAGCTGGTCCATACTATTATGCGAATGTCAAGGAATTTATGGTTCATGGTCCTTGTGGTATTGTTAGAAAATCATCTCCGTGTATGGCTAACGGGAGATGTACGAAATACTTCCCCAAGAG GTGTAAAGATAATGGTCGTGTTATCTTGAAGGATGGGGTGCCTTTGGATAATCGATTTGTAGTTCCTCACAATcgttttcttcttttgaagTATGGAGGTCATATTAATGTGGAATGGTGCAATCAATCGCGATCAATCAAGTATTTGTTTAAGTACATAAACAAGGGTTATGATCGCGTGACGACCTCTTTTTTTGAAACTGGTTCTGATGGTGTGGAAAAAATTGTGGATGAG CCGCTTGGAATAATATTTGGATATGACATTCAACATAAGGATCCGGGTGTTGAAAGATTGAGTTTTCATCTACCAAATGAACAATATGTGGTTTTTGAAGATTCTGAGCCATTGGAACGTGTCGTGAATCGCAACACGGTGCGTGAAAGCCAATTTTTGGCTTGGAtggaaacaaataaaaaatttgtggaAGGAAGAAATCTCACTTACGCAGAATTCCCCACGAAGTTTGTATGGAACACAGATACTTGGACACTTAGAAAACAAAGGTATTCTATCGGGAGATTGTTTTATGTTCCTCCTGGTTCTGGTGATATGTATTACTTGAGATGTTTACTGAATGTCGTTCGTGGTGCTACATCTTATGAAGACATTAAGTGTGTTAATGGTATTCAGTATGCTACATTTCGAGATGCTTGTTATGCATTGGGGTTGTTGGACGATGATAGAGAATATATTGATGGCATTACCGAGGCTTCTTTTTGGGCTTCGGCTCATTCAATACGATTGTTGTTT GAAGCCTTGGCAAGAGAGCATTTAATCTATGTCTCGAAGTTCACCGATGAACAACACCACGTGTATGATACGATAATGTTTGCTATTGATTCTAATCACGgtggattattttttgtttatgggTATGGAGGCACAGGAAAAACTTTCATTTGGAAGACATTGTCAGCGGCTATTCGTTCAAAAGGTGATATTGTTTTGAATGTGGATTCCAGTGGTATTGCTTCACTATTGTTACCTGGTGGGAGAACAGCTCATTCTCGGTTTAAGATTCCTATCAATCCTAATGAAGATTCAATCTGCAATATAAAACAAGGTAGTGCATTAGCTGAGTTGATTGTGAGAGCAAAACTTATTATATGGGACGAAGCTCCTATGGTTCACAAACACTGTGTGGAAGCTGTTGATCAGAGTTTGCGTGACCTTATGAGAGTATGCAATGAGTTGAGCATGGAGATGTCATTTGGTGGGAAAACTGTTGTCTTAGGGGGTGATTTTAGACAGATTTTACCAGTTGTGCCTAAAGGTAGCCGACAAGATATTGTAAATGCTACTATTAACTCATCATATCTGTACCTATGGGATAGGGATAGAGGAAGAGGAAAAACCGAAGATTTCACATAG